In the genome of Saprospira sp. CCB-QB6, one region contains:
- a CDS encoding low molecular weight protein-tyrosine-phosphatase, with the protein MKILMLCLGNICRSPLAEGILRKKVQDLNLDWSIDSAGTSAYHAGEAPDPRSQAVALAHGIDLSQQRSRALKPKDFAIFDLILAMDSQNYQDARKMAQGEEQKAKVQLIMNFERPNFNQAVPDPYWDDNGFELVYKMLDRACEALIQQLT; encoded by the coding sequence ATGAAAATTTTAATGCTTTGTCTAGGCAATATATGCCGCTCTCCGCTAGCAGAAGGCATTCTGCGCAAAAAAGTCCAGGATTTAAATTTAGACTGGAGCATTGATTCTGCGGGAACCTCGGCCTATCATGCTGGGGAAGCCCCTGATCCTCGCTCTCAGGCGGTAGCGTTGGCGCATGGAATCGACCTCAGCCAACAGCGATCTAGAGCCCTAAAACCCAAAGATTTTGCTATCTTTGACCTTATTCTGGCTATGGACAGCCAAAATTACCAAGATGCCCGAAAAATGGCCCAAGGAGAAGAGCAAAAAGCAAAAGTACAGCTCATTATGAACTTCGAACGGCCCAATTTCAACCAAGCTGTTCCCGATCCTTATTGGGATGACAATGGCTTTGAGTTGGTCTATAAAATGTTGGATCGTGCCTGCGAGGCGCTCATTCAGCAACTGACCTAG
- the pdxA gene encoding 4-hydroxythreonine-4-phosphate dehydrogenase PdxA, with translation MRSFQATMEKIKIGISIGDINGIGPEVLLKTLSDSRITELCTPIIFGSAKILAYHKNIVKLRSFQFHTLEEGDTPEEGQINVVNCWTDNVRINLGNISEESGKYAYIALEKAVQALKDGYVDALVTAPINKEAMQLANFPHTGHTEYLAEKLGSKENLMMLVHENLRVGLVTNHLPIKEVANALNSQTVLRKLQLMHHSLRADFGLDRPKIAVLGLNPHASDGGNIGTEEQEIIIPAIEKAKKEGIMAIGPYPADGFFGSQNYRNFDAILAMYHDQGLVAFKALSFGQGVNFTAGMPFVRTSPDHGTAFNLAGKNVAESDSFRRALYLAIDAYRNRANYEDMHANEMPIISLEQYEKEEEQQRRQERKQRKQRQQEKNEESNQQEENKEEDQKQRPKRGPKRPARGPKRKGPRPADAVENEQETETPKNEQKQEPKAETPKNEQKQEPKKQEPKAETPKNEQKQEPKKQEPKAETPKNEQKQEPKKQEPKAEAPKNEQKQEPKKQEPKAETPKNEQKQEHKKQEPKAEAPKNEQKQEPKKQEPKAETPKGELKQEELNKD, from the coding sequence ATGCGCTCATTTCAAGCAACAATGGAGAAGATTAAAATAGGAATTTCTATTGGAGACATCAATGGTATTGGACCAGAAGTACTCCTCAAAACACTAAGCGATAGCCGCATCACTGAGCTTTGCACCCCCATTATTTTTGGTTCTGCCAAGATTTTGGCCTACCACAAAAATATTGTCAAGCTTCGTAGTTTTCAGTTTCATACCCTAGAAGAAGGAGATACGCCCGAAGAAGGGCAAATCAATGTGGTTAATTGCTGGACCGATAACGTCCGTATCAATCTGGGCAATATCTCTGAAGAATCAGGCAAATACGCCTATATCGCCCTAGAAAAAGCCGTACAGGCTCTTAAAGATGGTTATGTGGATGCCCTAGTAACGGCCCCTATCAATAAGGAAGCAATGCAACTGGCTAACTTTCCACATACTGGACATACAGAGTATTTGGCCGAAAAACTAGGCAGCAAAGAGAACCTAATGATGTTGGTCCATGAAAACCTCCGCGTTGGCTTGGTGACCAATCATCTCCCTATTAAAGAGGTGGCCAATGCGCTGAATAGCCAAACCGTTTTGCGCAAGCTACAATTGATGCACCATAGCCTTCGGGCCGACTTTGGCCTTGATCGTCCCAAAATTGCCGTCCTCGGCCTTAATCCCCACGCTAGCGATGGAGGAAATATTGGAACCGAAGAACAGGAGATCATTATCCCCGCTATCGAGAAAGCTAAAAAGGAAGGAATTATGGCCATTGGCCCCTACCCTGCCGACGGCTTCTTTGGTAGCCAAAACTACAGAAACTTTGATGCAATTTTGGCCATGTACCACGACCAAGGTTTGGTGGCCTTTAAAGCGCTTTCTTTTGGACAAGGGGTCAACTTTACCGCAGGAATGCCTTTTGTTCGCACCTCTCCCGATCATGGTACCGCCTTCAATTTGGCTGGTAAGAATGTCGCCGAATCAGATTCTTTCCGCCGCGCGCTCTATCTCGCTATCGACGCCTATAGAAATCGGGCCAACTACGAAGATATGCACGCGAACGAAATGCCGATCATTAGCCTAGAACAATACGAAAAGGAGGAAGAACAGCAACGCCGCCAAGAACGTAAACAACGTAAGCAACGCCAACAAGAGAAAAACGAAGAGAGTAACCAGCAAGAAGAAAACAAGGAGGAGGACCAAAAACAAAGACCTAAACGAGGCCCCAAACGTCCAGCCCGCGGCCCCAAACGCAAAGGACCCCGTCCTGCGGATGCCGTAGAAAACGAACAGGAAACGGAAACGCCTAAGAACGAGCAAAAACAGGAACCCAAAGCCGAAACTCCAAAAAATGAGCAGAAGCAGGAACCCAAAAAACAGGAGCCCAAAGCCGAAACTCCAAAAAATGAGCAGAAGCAGGAACCCAAAAAACAGGAGCCCAAAGCCGAAACTCCAAAAAATGAGCAGAAGCAGGAACCTAAAAAACAGGAACCCAAAGCTGAAGCTCCGAAAAACGAGCAGAAGCAGGAACCCAAAAAACAGGAGCCCAAAGCCGAAACTCCAAAAAATGAGCAGAAGCAGGAACACAAAAAACAGGAACCTAAAGCCGAAGCTCCAAAAAATGAGCAGAAGCAGGAACCTAAAAAACAGGAACCCAAAGCTGAAACTCCAAAAGGCGAGTTAAAGCAAGAGGAATTGAATAAGGACTAA